A stretch of Lysobacter sp. K5869 DNA encodes these proteins:
- a CDS encoding XVIPCD domain-containing protein, which yields MAKEERQYTAADLYGSDGRPHAADIRQNDIYNCYFLAPLGALGEQQPERIRDAIRFNAEVGDFTVTLYRPPNTQERSLGQADPIRESITVSQEDIRRNINRGGGGTVDNSREGDGALWPTVIEAGFAELYGRDERGQINLNRGYRTIGDPTGGGALADGMYALTGESGRSLQIRNPDAPPMRPTGPDHVRPSEPPPYRAPLQGAKLELDAAYAELEQALATHRPVSMATQGRDVRDGLEESHAYMVVGVSRDPQTNEARVTLRNPYGNNQRAQEGNQNIGAGWNADNPEITVNLNRLVRDGSFAEFNIGPAPRVQAQQQGAPAPGASTQAAQPEPHPPTSLDAPAITDRAHPGHERFQQAMAAIERSPNIPAGTFPGERLQQAAANLAYASLAGAQRPQGGQNERLDRIDFAVFNNDRSGLIAGQGELGNPTAKLALLPAAQDSATSLAQASQQIHSALAQQQAQAHNGEQPSHAPTQDAPVAKAR from the coding sequence ATGGCCAAGGAAGAACGACAATACACCGCCGCAGATTTATACGGATCTGATGGCCGTCCGCATGCTGCGGATATCCGTCAGAACGACATCTACAATTGCTATTTCCTCGCGCCGTTGGGGGCGCTTGGCGAACAGCAGCCCGAGCGCATTCGCGATGCCATTCGCTTCAATGCCGAGGTCGGCGATTTCACTGTAACGCTGTACCGACCGCCGAACACGCAGGAGCGCAGCCTGGGACAGGCCGACCCCATTCGGGAATCGATCACTGTGTCGCAAGAGGATATTCGCCGGAACATCAACAGAGGAGGGGGAGGCACGGTCGATAACAGCCGCGAGGGGGATGGCGCGTTGTGGCCAACCGTGATCGAGGCTGGGTTCGCAGAGTTGTATGGCCGCGATGAGCGAGGACAAATCAATCTGAATCGAGGCTACCGCACGATCGGCGATCCGACAGGCGGCGGCGCTCTGGCCGACGGCATGTACGCCTTGACCGGCGAATCGGGCCGCAGCCTCCAGATCCGCAATCCCGACGCCCCACCGATGCGGCCCACCGGCCCCGACCACGTCAGACCCTCCGAACCGCCGCCGTACCGCGCGCCTTTGCAGGGCGCCAAACTGGAACTGGATGCGGCTTACGCCGAGTTGGAGCAGGCGCTGGCGACGCACCGGCCGGTGTCGATGGCGACCCAGGGCCGGGACGTTCGCGATGGGCTGGAGGAAAGCCATGCCTATATGGTGGTGGGCGTGTCGCGCGATCCGCAAACCAACGAAGCCCGGGTGACGCTGCGCAACCCCTACGGGAACAACCAGCGCGCGCAAGAAGGCAATCAGAACATCGGAGCCGGCTGGAACGCGGACAATCCGGAGATCACGGTCAATCTCAACCGCTTGGTCCGCGACGGCAGTTTCGCCGAATTCAATATCGGCCCGGCGCCGCGCGTGCAGGCGCAGCAACAAGGCGCGCCCGCGCCGGGCGCATCGACGCAAGCCGCTCAGCCTGAGCCGCACCCGCCGACATCCCTCGATGCACCGGCCATCACCGACCGCGCCCACCCCGGCCACGAACGCTTCCAGCAAGCGATGGCGGCGATCGAGCGTTCCCCGAACATCCCCGCCGGCACCTTCCCGGGCGAACGCTTGCAGCAGGCCGCCGCCAACTTGGCCTACGCCAGCCTCGCGGGCGCGCAGCGGCCGCAAGGCGGTCAGAACGAGCGCTTGGATCGAATCGATTTCGCCGTCTTCAACAACGACCGCAGCGGCCTGATCGCGGGTCAGGGCGAACTAGGCAACCCGACGGCGAAACTAGCCTTGCTGCCCGCGGCGCAGGACAGCGCCACGAGCTTGGCGCAAGCCTCGCAGCAGATTCACTCCGCATTGGCTCAGCAACAAGCGCAAGCGCATAACGGCGAGCAGCCCTCGCACGCGCCGACGCAAGACGCGCCGGTGGCGAAAGCGCGCTAA